GTGAAGGTGGCCCCGGCGGTGAATGCTCAGCAGGAGCGGCCGGCGCAGAAGGGCTTCACGCGCGAGGAGATCGACCGCATCGTCGTCATCTTCATCATCGCGATGTTCGTCGTGGCGTTCTGGACGGGCTTCGAGCAGGCCGGCGGCCTGATGAACCTCTACACGAACGCGAAGGTCGACAAGACCGTCTTCGGTTGGGAGATTCCCACCACCTGGTTCCAGAGCTTCAACTCCATCTTCATCGTGGCGTTGGCGCCGGTATTCGCGGGCCTCTGGGGGTGGCTGACGATTCGCGGCAAGGACCCGAGCATCCCGGTGAAGATGGGCCTGGGGCTGCTCTTCCTCGCCACCGGCTTCGTCTTCATGCTCGGCGCGTCGGCGCAGAGCGCGGCCGCGGGCAAGGCGTCCATGTGGTGGGTCATCATGGCCTACCTGTTCCACACCTGTGGCGAGCTGTGCCTGTCGCCCGTGGGCCTGTCGATGGTGAGCAAGGTCGCCCCCTCGCGCGTCGTCTCCGCGATGATGGGCGTGTGGTTCCTCGCCAACGCGGCGGCCAACAAGCTCTCCGGCGTCATCGGTGGCTACTCGTCGAAGCTCGGCGAGTTCGACGTGTTCCTCTACATCGTCATCGGCACGGGCGTCTCCGGTCTCATCCTGCTGGGCGTGGCGCCCATCCTGAAGCGGATGATGCACGGCACCGACGTGGTGCATCCGGTGGCCCCCACGAACTCCTCCGCGCAGGGGGGCTCGTCCGCCGCGGCGGCCTGAGCCCGCGCGAACCCGGGGGCCGCCCTCGCGCGGTCCCCGGTCCTCGAAGCACGAACGCCGGAGCCCCGCGTCCAGGGACTCCGGCGTTTTGCGTTCCAGCGGGGATGCGGGCCGGCGCGCGTGGGCGCGGGGCCCGCGCCGGGGCTCAGGCGGACGACGGCGTGACGCCGGCGGCGGAGCGCTCCTCGGTGGGGACGGGGGCGGCCACCTGGTAGTAGTCGCGCACCACGTAACGGCGCGCGACCAGCGCCATGCCCACGGCGGCCACCAGGGCCATGCCCGCGTAGAAGAAGAACTGGCCGGAGCCGGAGAACACGTTGAGCGCCGCCGCGATGGCCACCGCCACGTTCGCCAGCGTGTTCGTCACCAGCCACACGCTCTGGATGGTGCCCTTCATCTCCCGGGGGGCCTGCGTGTACGCGAACTCCAGGCCCGTGGTGGACATGAGGATTTCGCCCAGCGTCAGCACCACGTAGGGGAGGATCTGCCACGCGATGTTCAGCGTGGAGCCGCCCTCCATCGCCACCTGGAAGAAGCCGGCGATGATGAAGGACACCGCGCCGAACACCAGCCCCAGCGGCATGCGCCGCAGTGGCGTCAGCTCCCACCCCGAGCGCTGGAACAGCGGGTAGACCACCGCCGTCAGGAAGGGGATGAGCAGCATCACCAGCATCGGGTTGATGAACTGCATCTGGCTGGGCTGGAACGTGACGGGGCCGATGTGCGGGTCCATGGACCGCGCCTGCACCACCCAGGTCGACGCCTTCTGGTCGAACAACATCCAGAAGAAGGGCACGAACGGCAGCATCAGCCCGCTGACCCGGAACACCGCCTTCACGCCCTCCACCGCCTCCGCCGGGTGCCGCGCCTTGGCGCCATCCAGCCACGAGGCCTGACCGGGCTGGCGGTGCTTGAAGGCGCTGGCCACCACCTTGAGGAAGGAGTGCGGGTTCTCGCCCGTGGGCGGCACCAGCACGTAGTGCTTGCGACCCGCCCAGAAGATGAGGGTCGCCAGGAACATCAGCACGCCGGGGATGCCGAACGCGACGGACGGTCCGACGTTCTTCAACAGCCACGGGATGCTCAGCGACGCGAAGAACGAGCCGAAGTTGATGGTCCAGTAGAAGATGGCGAACACCTTCTTCACCAGGTGGCTGTTCGACTCGTTGAACTGGTCGCCCACCATGGCCGCGACGCACGGCTTGATGCC
This sequence is a window from Myxococcus stipitatus. Protein-coding genes within it:
- a CDS encoding peptide MFS transporter, with translation MQGTVAAGAARKGHPPGLYLLFFTEMWERMSYYGMRGLLVLFLTSKVNGGFGWTDDQALSLYGTYTGLVYLTPILGGFIADRFIGQRKAVVLGGTLMMIGHLVLALPSAAMFYTGLGFLIVGNGFFKPNISSMVGGLYEQGDGRKDSAFTIFYMGINLGAMLGNFICGTLGERYGWHWGFGSAGVGMLLGLIAFLALQQRLLGKVGLAPVKVAPAVNAQQERPAQKGFTREEIDRIVVIFIIAMFVVAFWTGFEQAGGLMNLYTNAKVDKTVFGWEIPTTWFQSFNSIFIVALAPVFAGLWGWLTIRGKDPSIPVKMGLGLLFLATGFVFMLGASAQSAAAGKASMWWVIMAYLFHTCGELCLSPVGLSMVSKVAPSRVVSAMMGVWFLANAAANKLSGVIGGYSSKLGEFDVFLYIVIGTGVSGLILLGVAPILKRMMHGTDVVHPVAPTNSSAQGGSSAAAA
- a CDS encoding POT family MFS transporter, which encodes MAESPAAAQSNKFPAQIPFIIGNEACERFSFYGMRNILTVFLIDYLLRNAVPENGLREAQAKSLMHTFMAGVYFFPLIGGYLADRFFGKYRTILWLSLVYCAGHACLAMFENNATGFYTGLALIAVGSGGIKPCVAAMVGDQFNESNSHLVKKVFAIFYWTINFGSFFASLSIPWLLKNVGPSVAFGIPGVLMFLATLIFWAGRKHYVLVPPTGENPHSFLKVVASAFKHRQPGQASWLDGAKARHPAEAVEGVKAVFRVSGLMLPFVPFFWMLFDQKASTWVVQARSMDPHIGPVTFQPSQMQFINPMLVMLLIPFLTAVVYPLFQRSGWELTPLRRMPLGLVFGAVSFIIAGFFQVAMEGGSTLNIAWQILPYVVLTLGEILMSTTGLEFAYTQAPREMKGTIQSVWLVTNTLANVAVAIAAALNVFSGSGQFFFYAGMALVAAVGMALVARRYVVRDYYQVAAPVPTEERSAAGVTPSSA